TCTTTGCTTCTTTCCTCTATTGCTTGCCTTCAATATTTTAACTTTGTGTGGCCAATGAGCACGCTCAAAGTCTATCCTTGCATTATTCAGTGCTATCTAGTACATCATatcacacatacacatacacacacacacaccctctCACTCTCTAGCTTGTGTTTCTGATCAGGCGCACACACAACAGCATGGTAGCAATAATCCATCCATATTGGCCTTTTGTGTGTGTACATGTGCATGGGCTAACACACCTACATGCACAATCATTGGTAGGTGTCATCCAATGGACTTTTGTTTATTCATTCTTCTGGGAGTGAGTGCCGGAAAGACGGTGAATATAGATAATATCAAACTGCGCCATGATTTTAACCTAGACTATCAGATTGTGTTTGAGGTACTCCCAAGAGAGAAAAGCATGGGAAGCAAGAGAACAAAAGTGATCAGCATGCAGGTGTGTTAGAAAAGTGAGAACCCCATCAGCAGGCAGAGCAATAGCAACAAGCTCTGATAAAAGTAATGTGTTGGACCAGCAGCAGCTTGATGATGATGCAGCTGGTTAAAGTGACAACAACAAAAGTAGGGCTAGAAAAGCTACCTGGTGTGAATCTCACTTCAGTCCTTTTCGATCTACCTTGATATTTGATTTTTTCTCGTTTGTTTTCCTTTGGACTTGGACATGATCTTTCTCTGGATGCTGGAACTTGttacttctctctctctctctctctctctctctctctctctctctctctctctctctctctctctctctctctctctctctctctctctctctctctctcatgctGGTATATTTATGTGCCGTGACTGCCAGGTGAGTGTCCCAGGGAATAGCATGCTCAACATCGTGACAGTCCGGTGTGGACACTGCGCAAATCTATTGTCAGTGAACCTGAGAGCACTGATGCACTCACTCCCAGAGCAACAAGATCAGCTACAGGTATGTAGTATATATGCACAAATTTTATTAGGACAATTATTGGACAACCACACACATACTGAAAACATTATTGCACAAATCGATTTCGTTTCATGGACCTTTTACTAAGTAGCACAGATGCGTACTGAAAATCAAAATCATCCATGATGAATAAGTACAGGGGAACAGTTGCAGTGCTTCTGTACAGTACAGTGTCTGAAAGATCAGCTTGATACTGTGGGATCCTATGCGTGTGTGGGCTGCCGTACACTGATGATTGAGAGAAACAGTGATTAACATTGCATTAATCCATGTTGCCGTCTGCGGTAGCCATGTGTACGTACAGCGTGGCAATACTGGCCAAACAAACTCTCTCTAATTGGCGGGCCTGCAATAGCTGCTGGCTGCTAGCAGAAAAACGTCACGCATGCACAAGTCACTTCGATGTCTGTTTCGGACAGTGCTACTCGTACAATCAAATCGTACGACCTCTGCTACGTTGGGTACACATTCTGTCTAGAGAAGAGAAGTATAGTTACAGCAACAAGGTCTGCCACTTTTACACTGGTTTATTTGCTAGCTTCACCTTACTTTTTAAGCTAGTTAGTGTAAGTTGGCCTCACTGTCGTGGCATCATAAAAACCTAATTAGCTATAATTTCTTTAACTTTGTCCCCAAGTACTATTTATTAtcgttttgcgattaacatgtGTTAAATTCAGTTGTTCGATTCCCAGAAGAACATCAAGGCCCATGGCATCAATGGCAGTCATTTGGAGTTTGGCTCTTCGTCCTCTAAGTTCCGACTGCCTATGATGTACTCGCCACAAAACGAACACCTCCTGCTGCAGGAACAGACGCTAAGTGCTCGTCGTAAGTTGCATTTCTTTATTTGGACAGAGCATGTAAAACATATTGGCAATTAGTACTGTTAACCTTTTTAGTTTAGTGTTGCATGCAATCATGGGTCAATCTATTTTGACTTGTTTTATGTTTGAATCATTGCTTGAAACTACAGCTCCGGAGAAGAGGCAACGGGTCCCATCAGCGTACAACAGATTCATCAAGTGAGTTTAGTTCTAATTTCCTTCAATTCATCAATCTTGCAAGTTAAATATAAGAAAAATGCATTGTATATTTTTTATATCTGTCTACAGAGAAACCACAATAACAGCTTTAAGTTTGATTTTATTAAACATTTTGTACATTTATATAATCTCGCAGGGAAGAGATCCGCAGGATAAAAGCAAACAACCCTGACATTAGCCACAGGGAAGCCTTCAGCACAGCAGCCAAGAACGTAAGCATATTTAATTCTGTGCAATCATTCTAGCTCCGAAATTTTCTTTTCTAAGCATATCTCACTAACTTAACTCTAGTCACAGAAGAAATTGTCATGCATTATGTTGAATATTTTTTATGAAATCTAGGCATACCCAAGGTTTAGAACATGCTGTTTTTAGttgagaaaaaaattatttgtctCAACTTATTATATGCCCCGTATTCCCACCACACTTTTAGCTGAGCACCTCAGTTTCATCCATTCTTTTACAAGCATGCATATTTACATGTGTACCATTATTGTGAATTACTTAATTTGTAAGTGTCAGTTACATAAATTAATTAACATAAATTATTTTACATATTGTTGCAGTGGGCACATTATCCAAATATCCATTTTGGGCTAAGCCCCGGAAGGGAGGGTGGCAAGAAGCTGGTCGACGAGGCTGTCTCAGCGTCTCCGGCGCCTAAGAAGATCCAAGGTCTCTACTGATAGATATCCGTGTGTCCATAAACTGCATGGATGCAAGAATCAATACCACAAATTAAAATATACTGTGAGTAAAGAATTAAGAGGAAGAGGGGAAAATAAGTTACTACTTATTAATGGGTGAAAAAAAACTTGTCAAGAGATACGTAAGTACATAGTAGCGAGTGATAAAGTGGCGGGATCGAGGTGAAATGTACAATCACATGAATTGCTATTAGGCGCTTCGTTGAACTAAGACGACTTAATAAATCATTTCACCATATTATTATTGTGTGAACCTCTCTGTGTGTGCGCGCGCTTGCGCCCGCGTCTGATTCTCATAAAAATGAGGAACCAATTGTTCGATGTTGTTGGTATTTCACAACATTcacaaataaatccgcaagcctgtggatataccgttgtagcatttcacccagacAATATTTACGGTATCGTATTTTCTCAGAGAATGGAGGTATAACGGTCTTCTAGCTAGTTTACCATG
The nucleotide sequence above comes from Panicum virgatum strain AP13 chromosome 3K, P.virgatum_v5, whole genome shotgun sequence. Encoded proteins:
- the LOC120700178 gene encoding protein YABBY 6-like isoform X2 — translated: MSVQIAPAADHVCYVHCNFCNTVLAVSVPGNSMLNIVTVRCGHCANLLSVNLRALMHSLPEQQDQLQKNIKAHGINGSHLEFGSSSSKFRLPMMYSPQNEHLLLQEQTLSARPPEKRQRVPSAYNRFIKEEIRRIKANNPDISHREAFSTAAKNWAHYPNIHFGLSPGREGGKKLVDEAVSASPAPKKIQGLY
- the LOC120700178 gene encoding protein YABBY 6-like isoform X1, whose product is MSVQIAPAADHVCYVHCNFCNTVLAVSVPGNSMLNIVTVRCGHCANLLSVNLRALMHSLPEQQDQLQLFDSQKNIKAHGINGSHLEFGSSSSKFRLPMMYSPQNEHLLLQEQTLSARPPEKRQRVPSAYNRFIKEEIRRIKANNPDISHREAFSTAAKNWAHYPNIHFGLSPGREGGKKLVDEAVSASPAPKKIQGLY